The genomic stretch ATAGGCCGAGACCTGCGGATAAGTCTTCTTCAGGCCTTCGCGAAGCATTGTCTCCCGGGCAACACGGTCGATTTCGCCGGAAATCGCGCCGGGGACCATCGCGGCAATGAACTCGTCCTGAATCTGAACGATGCGGTCGGCTATCCTTCGGTGACGGTCAGAGACATGTCCAACCGCCATCGGACGCGCGATCCGGCCGGAATAGCCGTTGACTTGCGGCACCGCCTCAATGAAGTAGAGCTCGCCGGCCTGCATGATCCGTTCACCCAACCGGCCATGCATATTGGCGACCGTGCTGCCGTAACCGAACACGGCAACGCGACCATTATCCGCACCCAGCTTGATTGCCTCGCGGTATGTGGCGATGGCCGGCTCGCGCTCCGATCGGCCAACGGAGATGGCATCGGTCCCGGCCTGGACGGCCGCGTCAGCTATGGCGCAGGCGCGGCGCAAAGCCTCAATTTCGGCCGGCGATTTGATCAGCCGATGTTCCCAGATGACCTTGCCGAAATCCACAAACGTCAGCCCTGGCATTTCAGCCTGAATACGCTCGTATCTTTGGATCGTGAGGAAGTGGCTGTCGGTCTCGACAGCCAGCACTGGTTCGCCGCTATCGCGTATCAACCGTGCCAAAAGGGCGATTTCGTCCTCGTGGTCATCGAAGGTGACAAAGGCGTCCGCCGCAGCCTGACGCCTCGCTCCGACCTGATCGGCCGAGCGGACCAAAAGCGTCACGGCTCCCGAGGGCGAGATCAAGGCCGCCTGATAGCGGGCTCCAGAGTGGCTGTAGCCTGTCAGATAAGCCAAGCTGTCGATCTGGTCCACGAGCAGCAAACCAGCGCCGCGAGCGGTCACCTCCGAAAGGACACGTGCCACCCGCCCACGGAATTCGGCACGATCGAAGGGCAGTAATGACTGTACCCCGCCGGCGCCAGAGGTCATGCCGCGTCCCGGTCGAAATGGAAGCCAAGATCGGCCCAGGTCTTGCGCTCGCTGGGCTGGAGCCGCCGGCCATATTTCGCCTTGGGGAAATAATCGCGCGAAAGCTCAGTTTTGGCGACCGTCTTCATGATCATGCTTTCGCGCGTGTGAAGCGTGGCGACACGCGCATCACGCATCAGGCGCGGGATGCTGCTCCAACGAAACACAGCTCGGGTCCCGACGATCTCGAAGGCCTTGGTCGAAACCATGCCCACGGTTGTCTTGGCCATATGAAGGCCCATGAGGGTCGCGTGCGCGGCCTCGCCCCACATTTTCTGATCGTAGAGATGCTGCGCATACCACAGCTGCGACCGCGTCGCGGCGATGGCTGAAGCCATTTCGCCGAGGGAATACATGTTGGTGTCGTCCTGCTGAAGAAAGGGCCGAGTCGCTACGACGTCCCTCACCTCCTCGTAGATCCCCTGCGCGGAGCCAAGCGAATGCGCCGCGTAGGCAAGTTCGAACGTGTAGGGGTGGGTCTGATTGAAATCACCAGGTTCGCCAAGGACGTTTTTCCAAGGGATGGAGACGTTGGTGAATTTGGCGCCGCCAGACAGCGATGCGCGAATGCCGGTCGCCTCTTCCCAGCCTGCGACGAATTCGACGCCCGGGTTTGGCAACTCGATCACAAAGACGCTGGCTCCGACATCGGGGTCGTCCGTCCCAGGTGCCAATGCCCAGAACAGAAGGTATTTCGATGCCGCGCCGCCGCTGGTGAAACCCTTGAAGCCATTGGCGAGGAAGCCGCCTTCGGTCGGCGTCAGATCCGATGCGAACGAAATCTTGCCATCCTTATGCGGAACCACTTGTGAACGGCCGGGCTGCACCTCGCTGCCAACCGACGCCACGCCGACCCCGTTCTGCGCCACGTCGCCCAGGATGCGCCGTTTCTGCTCCTCGTTGGCGAGCCCGGCCACCAACCCGAAGCAGTGATACTGGTTCTGGATGATCCAGCCGGTGCTCCCACAGGCCGACGCGAAGATTTCGACCACGGCATGGCAAAGATTGCTGAAGCCGGCATCCTCATCGGCATAGCCGCCATATTCTTTTGGAATGCCGAGCTTCAGAAAACCGCCATCGACCATGTCGCGCCAGTTTTCGTGCGGCCAGCCCCCCGCCTCGTCAACCTGCCTTGCCCGCTTGGCGAAGACCTCCTTGAGAGCTCTGGCTTTCTCGATCCATTGCGCACCTTCGGGGGTCGTCTTGAACGGGTACATTCCTTCTTCCTTCCTGGGTAGGCGAACAATAGTGCATGCAGTATGCAATCTTCATCACTTCTCGTCAATGGCCTTCTGATATGTTTCAAGCGCTCGAACGACCAACCGATGGTCATCGATCGAGGCCAGGCCGGCGCATCCAATTGCGCCAACCAGCGTCGAACCAATACGGATTGGCACGGCGCCCCCGCAAAGCACGTACCGGGCTGGGTCAAGCGCACGCTCTTGAGCAAAATCAGGTTCTACCCGGGCTTGGAGCTCGAGCTGCATAGACGCCTTGCCAAAGCGGCGTACTGCCGCGAATTTCCTTTCTATCCAATGCTGATAGTCGGCGCTGGTACCAGGCGTGGCGGCACGCAGGATTATCTGCTCGCCGAGGTCGACGCCGATAGCCACCGTCAAATCCTCGCTTTCGGCCAGCGCAAGCAAGGTCTTGCCTAGCCTGAGCGCGTCGGCCTGGCCGAACACGGTGAAGACAAGCCTGCGGGTCTCTTGCTCGATCTGATCGATCTGGTCACGGATAGCTTGCAACGGTGTCTCTCCTTAAATCGGAATTGTATGCAGCACTGAGCCTACGCCCGCATGATGGAGGAGGGACAAACGCCCCTCGCCCCGAAACAGATCGGCGTTGTTTATCGTGGTATTTCAGTCATCTATGCCGGCCGGGACTTCGGATTGGTCGAGACATGTGTTGTGCGGCCCTCTGCTCCGGACCGCATGCAGTTAACTCTCGCCGAGGACCAGCGCTGCTGCCTTCTCACCGATCATCATAGTGGGCGCATTGGTGTTTCCAGTCGTGACCACCGGCATTACGGACGCATCGGCAACCCGCAAGCCGTCAATGCCGATGACCCGCAATTGCGGGTCGACCACGGCCATCTCATCGGTTCCCATTTTGCAGGTGCCGGATGGGTGATATTCGCTCAAAAGGTTCCTTCGGTTATAGGCCTGGATGGCGTTGTCGGATCTGATATGCAGACCTGGATCGATTTCTTCGCCGGTGAAGTCTCGAAATGCATTCTGGGCATTGATTTCACGAACCAGGCGCAAGCCCTCGGTCAGGGCCCCGACGTCGGCGGGATCGGCGAGAAAATTGTGCTGGATTGTCGGCGGCTGCAACGGATCAGTGGATCGCAGCCAAAGCGAGCCACGAGATTTCGGCCGCATCAAGCCAAATTGCAGCGCGTAGGCGTTGAATGTTCCGACCTCGCCCTTAGGCGATTTCAAGTTGCGGCTAACGGGATAGAATTGCACCTGCAGGTCCGGCCGTTGCTGTGCGGGACTGCTTCGCAGGAAGGCCTGCACCGACATTGGGAAAACCGCAATCG from Mesorhizobium sp. 113-3-3 encodes the following:
- a CDS encoding M24 family metallopeptidase; the encoded protein is MTSGAGGVQSLLPFDRAEFRGRVARVLSEVTARGAGLLLVDQIDSLAYLTGYSHSGARYQAALISPSGAVTLLVRSADQVGARRQAAADAFVTFDDHEDEIALLARLIRDSGEPVLAVETDSHFLTIQRYERIQAEMPGLTFVDFGKVIWEHRLIKSPAEIEALRRACAIADAAVQAGTDAISVGRSEREPAIATYREAIKLGADNGRVAVFGYGSTVANMHGRLGERIMQAGELYFIEAVPQVNGYSGRIARPMAVGHVSDRHRRIADRIVQIQDEFIAAMVPGAISGEIDRVARETMLREGLKKTYPQVSAYTLGYHAVPRTSDHTRIFMPNETWALEPNMVFHVIHYSEGMPFSETVLVTENGPVRLTQTPREIAVR
- a CDS encoding acyl-CoA dehydrogenase family protein, with product MYPFKTTPEGAQWIEKARALKEVFAKRARQVDEAGGWPHENWRDMVDGGFLKLGIPKEYGGYADEDAGFSNLCHAVVEIFASACGSTGWIIQNQYHCFGLVAGLANEEQKRRILGDVAQNGVGVASVGSEVQPGRSQVVPHKDGKISFASDLTPTEGGFLANGFKGFTSGGAASKYLLFWALAPGTDDPDVGASVFVIELPNPGVEFVAGWEEATGIRASLSGGAKFTNVSIPWKNVLGEPGDFNQTHPYTFELAYAAHSLGSAQGIYEEVRDVVATRPFLQQDDTNMYSLGEMASAIAATRSQLWYAQHLYDQKMWGEAAHATLMGLHMAKTTVGMVSTKAFEIVGTRAVFRWSSIPRLMRDARVATLHTRESMIMKTVAKTELSRDYFPKAKYGRRLQPSERKTWADLGFHFDRDAA
- a CDS encoding heme-binding protein; this translates as MQAIRDQIDQIEQETRRLVFTVFGQADALRLGKTLLALAESEDLTVAIGVDLGEQIILRAATPGTSADYQHWIERKFAAVRRFGKASMQLELQARVEPDFAQERALDPARYVLCGGAVPIRIGSTLVGAIGCAGLASIDDHRLVVRALETYQKAIDEK